The Nicotiana tomentosiformis chromosome 2, ASM39032v3, whole genome shotgun sequence genome includes the window GAAAGTTATCATGTTCAATACGCTGACTCCGTAACATCAAAATTCATACTGATGAATTACAAGATgatttctggatatgctgaaaAAAGGCTTGTAGAGGCATCTGAGTTAGTGCATTTGAATGGAGGAAGATGGTTTGAGCCTTGAGGTTGTCGCTTCTATTAGTATTCTAGCTGCTTGTACTGATCTTGTATGCTTAGTTTGGATAAAGGAGTACTGAGTGCATGATCCAATTGTGAGAAGTATGTACAAGGTTAATTCTCTAGTTTGCATTGCCTTCATTGATAAGTATGCTGCTTATACAGTCTGAGGAGATATATTAGTTTCTTGGAATGTTGATACATGGTTTGCTTTACATGGATATGGAAAGAAGGCACGGCTTTTAGCCATTTCTCTCATGAAACCTGATGAAATGACATTGTTAGGTATCTTGTGCACATAGAGTTATACACTTTTTTTCCTTAGGGGTGTGTGTGGGAGGGGAGGGTATGACCATTTGGTATCTGAAGTTTATTAAGATTTGTGTCAAGTAAGCCTTTCAAGGGGAGTAAAGCGCTCCTTAACAAAAAAGTTTTCATTCTCTAGAGTTCGAATTCGGTAATTTTGATTAAATATGAAGGAATTTCAACTATTCTACCACAAACTCTTTGTATTGGTTTGGTGGATGAGGATAGCTTATTTTTGTTCTATGGAGAAAGATTATGGGGTTATTTCTGAATTAGAGCATTATGCTTGTCTAATTGATCTTTTAGGTGGTAGTGACTATATTGGAGAAGCTTTTATGCTTTCATGTAATTTGACACTTGAACCAAATAATAAGATTTGGTATTCCCTTTTAGTGGGAGGTTTTTAAagcagctttactgctttcttaaTGGAGGAATACAATTTAAAAAGCCGCCCCATCCATGGACATAGAAtcaaatttagaaaaataatttatctaAGTTGATTTGATTCAGTTTCTAGTTAGTGCGAATTTTCGATTTCTTTGAAACCACACGAGTCTACGGCTCAACCCATTAAAGAAGAACAAAGAAacgacccaaaaaaaaaaaagattaaagaAACAGGAAGTCATACTGACCTTTGTGGCTAGTACCAGAACACATGCACTAGATTTTAGCAGATTAAACCTTAGCCACTTCTAGCTCATATCAACCAAACAATATTCTGCATAAGTACACGTATAATCCTACAGCAGTTGTCCTGTCTTCTTACGTGTAAAGCCATATCCATTTGCCCATACTTTTGGGAAAGTCACTCTGCCAACAGTGAAAAAGCATCCTACTTGGATTGGATTGGTTCTAAAGCTTCCTGTGGTCTACATTTAACCACATTCTCCATATAAAACACAACGAATTCTCTCTATCCACTTATCCAATATAGAGTTCAGCTTTTCTAGTGGAACCCTTTTCAATCTGCAAGAGAAATAACTCAAGAAATTCTCAAAGCAATATGGATGCTTGCTTTGTCACTTCAAAGTCCTTCCCTGCAACCGTAGAGAAACTCTTCCCTTTGTTAGGATCAAGAATTTCTTATTCTACAAGAAGAAGGTTATTTGTTAGTCAGTTTCATCAGCTCAAAAAAGTTGGCACTCCTTTGTCAGTGACATGTAAGTACCCTGTTTCTTGTTTTCTCCGTTTTGCATTTCGATGGTATTTTCGTGTAGGTCTGATGAAACAGTCCAGTGATCGAGAAACCACAATTCAATTTGTGATGTTCAAATCAACAGAGCTAGATCTAGGGCGGAGTCTGCGGATTCAATTACTATGTATacatgagaagaaaaagaaatttcAAGTATACACGTATAATAAGATTACACTCATTTTAAGCAACTAATTTTAATTTGTGATTCGAGAACAATAACTCAGGGGGGTTAGGGGTAATTTCAATCATTTGGAAAAGGAATTATTTCAGCCTAAAGTTTTTCATTTGTTCACTTTTTTAGATAATCTAATGAAAAATTTCTGCATCGTCTATTTTTGGTTCATGGAAACTACAAAAAGATGGTATTTTTGGGAAACCTGAGAAAACTTTGTACTTGTAGGTTGTCAGGCAAGTTCATCATTGCCATCACCTTCACCTCAAGATGAAGAAAGACCTTTTGCTGAAACGGATTGGAGATCATTTCGAGCAAGATTGGTGGCCGGAGAAAAAGCTTCCCGGTCAGAAGAGCCTTCCTCCGTCGTCAATCCCGACACCGTCGACGATCTTCCGCCACCTCCGGCCGTCACAATTGGTAGCAAATGGGCTCACACCATTCACGAACCAGAGAAAGGTTGCTTGCTCATCGCCACTGAAAAGCTCGACGGCGTCCACATTTTCGAGCGGACCGTAGTTCTCTTGTTGTCAATGGGCCCAATAGGCCCAACGGGCTTAATTCTCAACAGGCCATCACTTATGTCAATCAAAGAAATGAGATCGTCGGTATTGGACATGTCCGGGACATTTGCGAATAGGCCGTTGTTCTTTGGTGGGCCTTTAGAAGAAGGGCTTTTTTTAGTAAGCCCAAATGAAGAAGTAGAAGATGGGCTTGGGAAAAGTGGGGTATTTGATGAAGTAATGAAGAATGTGTATTATGGTACAAAAGAGAGTGTGGGATGTGCTGCTGAAATGGTAAAAAGGGATGTAGTTGGACTTGAAAACTTTAGGTTTTTTGATGGGTATTGTGCATGGGAGAGAGATCAATTGAGGGATGAGATTAAGGCTGGTTATTGGACAGTAGCAGCTTGTAGTCCAAGTGTAATTGGGCTGTCCAATGTTGGAAATGTTGGGCTTTGGGAAGAAGTTCTTGGGCTTATGGGCCCGAAGAAAGTCTGGTGAACTTATACTACTGAGATATAATTTGGATCATTTGTAAAAAAGGCTATGGGTTTCTGTATTATAGTAACTTCTGAGTTAGATTTGTGTTTTACTTTAGAACCCCAACATTGTAAAATATTATGTATTGAAATGTGAACTTTTAACTGATTAAATGAGAATGGAGTTATACTTTGTCAAATAGCCTAATTCCTTAGGATTTCATGTTAATGCATACTTTCTTGAATTTTGCAGAGTAAAGGGGAAGAACATAAGAGGTTcgctctttttaatttttttaggaTTTCGAGAAGGAAAGGCGTGAATTTGTCAGGGTAGATGAATCCATGCAACAAatgcaagaaaaaaaaaaattataagttcCTTAATATTGAGTTTCTTCTTAGATTGAGAATATGCATCTCACATATATAGATGTTTGAAAGTTGCACTTGTATCTGGGTTGACCATTAATTAATACGATTTCAGCTAGCTAGGTTCTATATATTAACAGCGCCTCCTTTGAACAGATCATAATTCACAGAATAAATAAACTCATTAGCTTTACATTGGACATTTATTATTACTAGTCTTAGAATACGTGGTctaatctttttttttaaaatacaatGCATTTGAGTTTATTAAAATACAATGCATTTGAGTTTATAAACAATATATTAAACAAGTGTAAATTTCTAAAAGTAATGAATATTGATTTTATTTAGCTAGATCATTAAAATTGCAATTAAATAAGTAGTATTTCTTTGATATTGTGATGAAGTACCACATCCCCGTTGTGAAAGTTTCTTCCATTGTCCTTTATACTATATCATgatttaatttattaaaataagtAGTCCTTTTTTTAGCTTTTATAGTAAATTGTTATTATACACCTATAACAATATTTgacgtttaaatatttttttagctgttatagataaaaattatccaaaaattaattatttttcgaTCTCAAAAGATATGTATATTTCACTAGTTAAATATTGAAAaaagctaatacattattaataaactCATAACTAAACGTATAAAGATTTTAAACTCTAAGGCAGAAATTTTAAAGCTACctaaaaaataaattctttcaagattgatggaagaattttataattgTAGCTTATTTTATAGATTTATTCTCTTACTAGTGATATAACGTTTGAATTGGCAAAGATTCGtgtccaaattttcagcaaaaagTTTTCCAATAGCTTTCCCTTAAGACAATCTAAGAGCTTAACAATTAAATtttctatctaaatattttttgaaatttttccaATGAAAAAGATATCATGTACAAATCTTGAAATCTTATATCTTATGTAAGATAGAAACTTTGTTTGATGGAAAAGATTATGTGCATATTTTTAAATCTATTAATAGTAATCTTAATGATTCTATATGGCTGTTATAGAGGGGTAATTTTACAAAAAGTGTTCTGCTATAaatatgattgttgttgttataggtAAAAAGCTGTTAAAGAGaagtaaaatataacttaaaaaatcgGTTCtgagaaaaatttatttttatagtgaatgactgttatatatGGATATTGTTATAGAgagtgtaaggacccgtaaaaattttaacaaaaaactcggggtttcgtggtgccaagatagattcctgcgttattatagtagaaatttttcgtggcgagcttgcgagccgtggttcggactttttggattgaacagtaccctacggacttagagaAAAATATTCGCAGAAAAATGCGTTTTtgcagcccattatgcggccgcataatcactttgcggatcgcataatggccgcagagtgaagcagaaagtttggccaatttgaggtcatctttgcggtcgattatgcgaccgcataatcgatatgcggaccgcatattggccgcataattcctcttgggtttttgcggagggagttctgcggtgcattatgcgaccgcagaacaagtatgtggACCGCATACTGGTTGCATATCTGAGCctaaagttcaggcccctgagggccatttctgcggtcactttgc containing:
- the LOC104085338 gene encoding uncharacterized protein, whose translation is MDACFVTSKSFPATVEKLFPLLGSRISYSTRRRLFVSQFHQLKKVGTPLSVTCCQASSSLPSPSPQDEERPFAETDWRSFRARLVAGEKASRSEEPSSVVNPDTVDDLPPPPAVTIGSKWAHTIHEPEKGCLLIATEKLDGVHIFERTVVLLLSMGPIGPTGLILNRPSLMSIKEMRSSVLDMSGTFANRPLFFGGPLEEGLFLVSPNEEVEDGLGKSGVFDEVMKNVYYGTKESVGCAAEMVKRDVVGLENFRFFDGYCAWERDQLRDEIKAGYWTVAACSPSVIGLSNVGNVGLWEEVLGLMGPKKVW